DNA from bacterium:
GGGGAGACCACCAGGTCAAAGCAGGCATCGGAACAGGCCAGGGAACGGGCATCGCTGCAGATGATCCTGATGTTGTTTTTCGATCCTCCGGACCTGTCTTTGGACCTTTGGCAGATGCCGGGCGAGATATCCAGTCCGAATATTTCTGGAGTGCTGTCCGGGCCGCTAAAAAATCCGGGGTCACCTATGGCCGCTTCGTACAGGTCGGTATAGAGCACCCTGCCCTTGCCCCCCAGCCCCCAGCGCTGCAAAAGCGACAGGTATTCCCGGGTCTTATACCGGGCCAGCGCCGGAAGCAGATAATAATCCTCAACTGAACCGGCGACCTGGTCCCAGTATTTATTTTCGGGCGAGGGTTTCCCCGTCATTTGGGGCCGCCCCATTTTTCGGTCCGGGCCAGGTATCTCAGCACCGGGATCATCACAAAGCCCTCGTACATTATCTTGAAATTGAAGGTGGATGTTCCCCGCTGCCGGTCTATGAACACAATGGGGATCTCCTTGACCCTGAAGCCGGAAAGCAGGCTGCTGTATAAAAGCTCCTGCACGATGGCCGGCCCCCGGGAGATCAGGGTGTCCACGTCCACGGTTTCCAGCACCGCCCGCCGGAAGGCCCGGTAACCGGAAGTGCAGTCGCGGATATTTATCTTCAAAACCATCCTGATGTACCAGTTGGCGAAGACCGTGATGGCATGGCGCATCCAGCCCCGTCCCACATCGGCCCCGCCCGGCACAAAGCGGGAGCCCAGCACCACGTCGGCCTGGTTCAGGCCGTCCAGCAGGGCCGGAAGGTATTTGGGATCATGCGAAAAATCGGCGTCCATCTCCACCACCGCCTCGGCCCCCCAGTTCAGGGCATAACGCAGGCCGGCGATGCCCGCCAGCCCCCGTCCCCTGATCTTGGTGCGGTGCAGCACGTGGACCCTGGGGTTCCGGGCCGCCAGTTCATCGGCGATCCTCCCGGTGCCGTCGGGGGAATTGTCGTCCACCACCAGGATGTCCACCCCGGGAGAAAAGCTGAATATCTGGCTGGTCAGCCGCTCCAGGTTCTGGGCCTCGTTGTAGGTCGGGACCATGATCATGGTCTTCATGCTCTAAGACTGTCCTTTCAGCAGGGCCATGGCTTCGGCCAGGTTTACTTTCAGCTCGGTGAGGTTGGAGATGCCTTTAAGTCTTTTGAAAATATATCCCGGCCTTAAATAGAATTTACGCATCGCTCTGCGGCGCCACTCCCCTATCCTGGCCCCGGCGGTTTCGCCTTCCAGAATATTGGATGAGGATGTCTGGTCCTGTTCCCCGTTCTGGATCCAGCCCCGGGATCTGGCTTCAGCCGTCAGCGGGGTCAGCGGCTTGGCCACCGGAACGTTGAAGGAGGCAAAGTCGGGATCCAGCTCCAGCGCAAGGTCCATGGTCTTTTGGAAGGTTGTTTCGGTCTCCCCCGGCAGCCCTAGGATGAACGTGGCCACGGTCCTGATCCGGTGCTTCTTGCACAAGGCAAAGGCCCGGCGGATGATTTCAATGGTTGTGTTCTTATGATACCGGTCCAGCAGCCCCTGGTCGCCGGATTCCACCCCCATCATCAGCAATTCGCATCCCGCCCGTTTCATCGACAGCAGGATCTCTTCGGTCAAAAGATCGGCCCGGGCAAAGCAGCCCCAGGGCAGGTTGACCTGCTTGGAGATCATCTCCGATAAAAGCCTCTCCGTCCGTTCCCTGTCCGCCCCGAAGGTCTGGTCACCAAAGGAGAAATATTTTATTCCCAGCTGCTTGAGATAAAGCAGCTCCTCTATGACCTCGGGCACCGGGCGTAGTTTATAAGGCATCTGGCCGATCAGGCAGAAATCGCACTTGAAGGGACAGCCGAAATCGGTGACCACACCGGCATAGGGAAGTTTCCGGGCAAAGGGCATCCGGTATTTTTTGTAGGGAAAAAGCTCGTGCCGGGGAACGCAGATGGAGTAATCCTTGGACGGCCCGCTCCGCCGGGCGCTGTAGATGCCGCTCTGAATATATGCGATATCGGTGATCCCGGCCCTCTGCCCGTCCAAATATCCCAGCCAACCGGGTGAGGAGTAATCCAACAGCACTGCATCGAGACAGGGATTGTTCTCCAGCAGTTTCCCGGTGTCATCGAACCCGGCATCGCCGGTGACCAGCAGTTTGGCCCCGGATAGTTCTTTCTTTAAGCGGCTGAAGAAATTCAGGTCATTCTTTAAAGAGGCTTGGCCGAAAAGGGAAATGATGTATTCCGGGCTGATCTCCCGTATCTTGTCCAGGGCCTGCCCGGTCGAAAGTCTTTGGGCCATGGCATCCAGGACTGTGATCTTATGCTTAGGATGCAGATAGCCGCTGATCACCAGCAGGTCAATGGGCGGCGTCAGGTAGGCCGCCTTGGAGACCTTGCTGCAGTAACTGTCCCGCAGGTATGTTTTATCGCCGGGAGGATTGAGCAATAGGATTTTTGCCATCTGGTCTTATACCTTTATCTTACCCGCAAATCTTACCCCGTCAAGCCCCTTAAAATGAGCATCCTGGGTCCACAGTATGGCCTTATATTTTTGGGCGGTGGCCAAAACCAGGCTGTCGGCTAAAGGCAATTTATGGAGGTGCCCCAGCCGGGCCGCCTCCAGCGCCAGTCCGGCATCCAGCTCGGCCACCAAACCCCGGTGCATCAGGGCCGCCGCCTGCAGGGCCTGATCCTCGCCCCTTTCTTTCAGCACTTTTTTAAACACTTCGTAAATGCAGATGACCGGCACCACCAATTGGCTTTCATTCTCCAGCGCCGAAGCATAATATTCTGCATTTTTGCCGCCGGCCAGATATTCCAGCCAGCCGCAGGAATCAACCAGGTTCATACCCGGTCGCCTTCCCGGTCGATAGCTGAGGACAATCCCTTTAAGAAACCTCTCATCTGCTTGAGCGGCCTTACCGGCACCAGCTCGATCCTTTGGCCGTAGGCCATCATCTCGGCCTTTTCACCCGGCTTGATGTTCAGCAGTTTGCGCACCTGAAGGGGGATCACCACCTGGTATTTTGAGGAAATGGTAACTTCCATCGTTTTCTCCATCGATATGATTATTGTCTTACGATATTATAATCGATAACGATATCGTTTGCAAGACCTATTTACAATATTCCCAATTGTTTAAAATAGTCCAAGCTGAACAGAAAACATCCTCCCTAAACATATTCACTTAATGACAGCCGGCATGTTTTAAAATAAAACCCGTACATCATGTAAATCCTGTCCGCCCCGGTATGATCCGTTACAGCTTGGCAAAGGCCTCCACCAGCATCTCCGGCGAAGGCGGGCAGCCCTCCACCCAGACCACTCCGGGCCGGCCCTGCAAATGCCTGGTGCATTCGCCCACAGCGATCACCCTTTGGCTGTTCTTGGGGATGGAAGCCTGGTGGCCGTAAACGAAGTCCACCCGGCCGAAGACCATCTGTCGCAGCACCGGCATCAGGCTGGCGGCCCACTTCCGGGGATCTTTGGCCGAGGAGACCAGGCCCTCCCGGGCCGCCCCCCCGCACAGGCTGCAGGCTAGCGGTGTGCGCTGGTTGTGCAGGCCCAGCATTTTCAGCATCTCCATCTCGGGCCGCTTGAAGCTGCGGGCGCAGTCCTCCAGCCGGTCTCCGATGATCTTTGATTCCATACCGCCCAGCCCCATCTGGCTCGCCAGTTTAAGGTGCTCCGCCTCCAGCGGGTCTATTCCCATCAGCCGGCAGCCGGCGGCATCCACCGCCAGGGGATCGGCGCCAGCCACAATAACTTTTAGATCAACTTTCTTTCCGGCGAACAGCGGCCCGTCGCCCTCGATGGCGGTGAATCCGTCCAGGATGGTGAAGTCGGGGCGGATCAGCTTATAAAGCTCGGCCACCGGCCGGTGCAGGCCGCTCTTGTGGAAACGCTTCTTGTCGGCGTAGGAAAGCAGTCCCTTCTGGTTCTTCAGTCCCAGGGTGACCAGGGTGTTGATGTGGGTCTTAAGCTTGGGCAGGTTGATGTAGTAAGCGTCTTTGAAGATCAGGGGAAGCTGCAGTTCGCCGTCGTACCATTTCACCGGATGGCGCGGTGCCTGGTTCAGGTCTACCAGAGGAACATTGTGTTTCCGGGACAGTTCGCCAAAACCTGTCCTTTCAAAGGCCTCCAAAGGATCTACCCCCAGCCCCGGCCCTTCGGCAATGGTGATATCCTTCACCCCCAGCGCTTTCAGGTGAACTATCAGCATCCCGGCCTGGCGGGCATCGCTAACCACCCCGCTGGTTCCCGGAGCGGGAAAGACCAGATTGGGTTTTAGCACCACCGGTTTCCCGGGCGGTATGTTGAACGGCAATTCGTTCAGCCAGCCGGAGAAATGGGAGATGTTGGATATTTTTTTTAAATAGATCTCAGTCATATGGTTTTTTTGCCATTTTTAGCCACTAAGACACTACTTTCATTAATGGCGATTGAAAAATGTTTTTGTGTCTTGGCGCCCCTTCGGCACAGATTACCACGCCAGCGGCGGCTCAGGGTAAACTTTGGTGGCTGAGCAGTTAACCCTTTCCTATCATAACCTTAAACTCCTTTAAATTCAAGCAAAAACTTAACAATTAATAAAAAAACAAACCCCGGGATCAAAAGCTGATCCCGGGGCTCTATCGATTGCTGGCTTCAGGACAATTTGATGGTTTCCAAAGTCTGATAAACCGGCCCGCTTTGAGTAAGCGTGCTTTTGATCAAAGCCAATTCCTCGAAACTGAACTCAATTTCCTCCAAGGGCAAGGTCCTTATTCTTTCTGCCAGTTTGTCCATATTGTTTGGGGAACGCACCCTTCCCAAAGTAAGATGGGGCTTGAACTTTTTGGGATCCCTGGCAAAACCGCAATCAGCCAGGCCGTTCTCCGTCAGAAGTTGCAGGTCTGATATCCTTTGCACCCCGTCAATCAGACCCAACCATATCACCTGGGGCCGGTTCCAGCCCGGGAAAATTCCTATCTGCCCGGTGCGGCAGTGGATTGGTGGGTGTTTTCCGTTCTGGTCAAGAAGAACTTTCCTGGAGCTTTGGACCTGCTCCGGGAATATTCCCCCCAGAAACTTCAGCGTCAGATGTGTGTTCTCAGGTTCAACCCACTTAATATCGGCCTTAGCCTCCTTGAGCCGGGTGATGACCTGGGCCAGATGTTTTTGAACCGGCGATGGCAGTTCCAGCGCTATGAAACATCGGATGAGATTCATTTACTGGCACTACCCAGATACAGCCTTAATTCATTCAGCGCCGTTTGGGCTGCCATTTCCTTTATCTGCCGTCTGGGTCCTAAAAATCTTTTTTCGATCACCTTGGTCCCTTTTGGTCCGGAAATTCCGATGAAGACCAACCCCACCGGTTTCAAAGCGCTCCCGCCGTCCGGCCCGGCTATCCCCGAGATGGAAAGCCC
Protein-coding regions in this window:
- a CDS encoding polyprenol monophosphomannose synthase, translating into MKTMIMVPTYNEAQNLERLTSQIFSFSPGVDILVVDDNSPDGTGRIADELAARNPRVHVLHRTKIRGRGLAGIAGLRYALNWGAEAVVEMDADFSHDPKYLPALLDGLNQADVVLGSRFVPGGADVGRGWMRHAITVFANWYIRMVLKINIRDCTSGYRAFRRAVLETVDVDTLISRGPAIVQELLYSSLLSGFRVKEIPIVFIDRQRGTSTFNFKIMYEGFVMIPVLRYLARTEKWGGPK
- a CDS encoding radical SAM protein, whose protein sequence is MAKILLLNPPGDKTYLRDSYCSKVSKAAYLTPPIDLLVISGYLHPKHKITVLDAMAQRLSTGQALDKIREISPEYIISLFGQASLKNDLNFFSRLKKELSGAKLLVTGDAGFDDTGKLLENNPCLDAVLLDYSSPGWLGYLDGQRAGITDIAYIQSGIYSARRSGPSKDYSICVPRHELFPYKKYRMPFARKLPYAGVVTDFGCPFKCDFCLIGQMPYKLRPVPEVIEELLYLKQLGIKYFSFGDQTFGADRERTERLLSEMISKQVNLPWGCFARADLLTEEILLSMKRAGCELLMMGVESGDQGLLDRYHKNTTIEIIRRAFALCKKHRIRTVATFILGLPGETETTFQKTMDLALELDPDFASFNVPVAKPLTPLTAEARSRGWIQNGEQDQTSSSNILEGETAGARIGEWRRRAMRKFYLRPGYIFKRLKGISNLTELKVNLAEAMALLKGQS
- a CDS encoding type II toxin-antitoxin system VapC family toxin, which translates into the protein MNLVDSCGWLEYLAGGKNAEYYASALENESQLVVPVICIYEVFKKVLKERGEDQALQAAALMHRGLVAELDAGLALEAARLGHLHKLPLADSLVLATAQKYKAILWTQDAHFKGLDGVRFAGKIKV
- a CDS encoding AbrB/MazE/SpoVT family DNA-binding domain-containing protein → MEVTISSKYQVVIPLQVRKLLNIKPGEKAEMMAYGQRIELVPVRPLKQMRGFLKGLSSAIDREGDRV
- a CDS encoding DUF362 domain-containing protein gives rise to the protein MTEIYLKKISNISHFSGWLNELPFNIPPGKPVVLKPNLVFPAPGTSGVVSDARQAGMLIVHLKALGVKDITIAEGPGLGVDPLEAFERTGFGELSRKHNVPLVDLNQAPRHPVKWYDGELQLPLIFKDAYYINLPKLKTHINTLVTLGLKNQKGLLSYADKKRFHKSGLHRPVAELYKLIRPDFTILDGFTAIEGDGPLFAGKKVDLKVIVAGADPLAVDAAGCRLMGIDPLEAEHLKLASQMGLGGMESKIIGDRLEDCARSFKRPEMEMLKMLGLHNQRTPLACSLCGGAAREGLVSSAKDPRKWAASLMPVLRQMVFGRVDFVYGHQASIPKNSQRVIAVGECTRHLQGRPGVVWVEGCPPSPEMLVEAFAKL
- the thpR gene encoding RNA 2',3'-cyclic phosphodiesterase → MNLIRCFIALELPSPVQKHLAQVITRLKEAKADIKWVEPENTHLTLKFLGGIFPEQVQSSRKVLLDQNGKHPPIHCRTGQIGIFPGWNRPQVIWLGLIDGVQRISDLQLLTENGLADCGFARDPKKFKPHLTLGRVRSPNNMDKLAERIRTLPLEEIEFSFEELALIKSTLTQSGPVYQTLETIKLS